In a genomic window of Nocardia fluminea:
- a CDS encoding helix-turn-helix domain-containing protein has translation MEDPNASISRYLRERRESSGLTRAALGAAAGISPALIQKIEQGTRTPTLEALTALFDALDVPEVFRDHLVSLSVAHRYDSPPSLVRPADQVLIDGITHPASLQLHPVFEVLATNAAWRLVFPGLETGASMLEWMLLDPRAKTAMVDWEQQVHMCVYAFRVMGPGLAARATIAEIVETCSRAPEWERFWTTEPPAAHEPDGPVVRLRDPHTGAATAMAVHSLGASLVPRRDWSLVVYSPIAD, from the coding sequence GTGGAAGACCCGAACGCGTCGATATCGCGGTACCTGCGCGAACGCCGCGAATCGTCGGGCCTGACCAGGGCTGCGCTCGGCGCGGCGGCGGGGATCTCCCCCGCGCTCATCCAGAAGATCGAACAGGGCACCCGCACACCGACATTGGAGGCGCTCACCGCGCTGTTCGACGCGCTCGACGTGCCCGAGGTGTTTCGCGACCATCTGGTCTCGCTGTCGGTGGCGCACCGCTACGACTCGCCCCCGTCCCTGGTCCGCCCGGCCGACCAGGTGCTGATCGACGGGATCACCCATCCGGCCAGCCTGCAACTGCATCCGGTTTTCGAGGTCCTGGCCACCAACGCCGCGTGGCGGCTCGTCTTCCCCGGGTTGGAAACGGGTGCGTCGATGCTCGAGTGGATGCTGCTCGACCCGCGCGCCAAGACGGCCATGGTCGACTGGGAGCAGCAAGTGCACATGTGCGTCTACGCGTTTCGCGTGATGGGGCCCGGATTGGCGGCGCGGGCGACGATCGCCGAGATCGTCGAGACCTGCTCGCGGGCTCCCGAATGGGAGAGATTCTGGACCACCGAGCCGCCGGCCGCGCACGAGCCCGACGGCCCGGTGGTGCGGCTGCGCGATCCGCACACCGGGGCGGCGACGGCGATGGCGGTGCACTCCCTCGGCGCGTCCCTGGTGCCGCGCCGGGACTGGTCGCTGGTGGTGTACTCGCCGATCGCGGACTGA
- a CDS encoding CHAP domain-containing protein, whose product MTQIRTERPGRRTSWVVGISGMLAAATVVVVGLVWWQHDRGDQFPVLDSERLDEQQIVLVDVLRREYERPGDGPKYAEGVQEAWCADFVSWTMREAGRPLANPNSGSWRIPGVYTLQEYYHQVGRFTRADVGYRPRTGDVVLYGPGSPLGQHTNIVLKADGDTITTIGGNELGGVRVRTITPADTADLVGYGRF is encoded by the coding sequence ATGACGCAGATTCGAACCGAACGACCCGGACGACGCACGTCCTGGGTCGTCGGAATCTCCGGGATGCTGGCGGCCGCGACGGTCGTCGTCGTCGGACTGGTGTGGTGGCAGCACGATCGGGGCGATCAGTTCCCCGTGCTCGACAGCGAACGACTCGACGAGCAGCAGATCGTGCTCGTGGACGTGTTGCGCCGCGAATACGAGCGGCCCGGCGACGGCCCGAAGTACGCCGAGGGCGTCCAGGAAGCCTGGTGCGCCGACTTCGTGAGCTGGACGATGCGCGAGGCGGGCAGGCCGCTGGCGAATCCGAACTCCGGTTCCTGGCGCATCCCCGGCGTGTACACGCTGCAGGAGTACTACCATCAGGTCGGCCGATTCACCCGGGCCGACGTCGGCTACCGCCCACGCACCGGTGACGTGGTGCTCTACGGTCCCGGCAGTCCGCTCGGGCAGCACACCAACATCGTGCTGAAGGCCGACGGCGACACGATCACCACCATCGGCGGCAACGAGCTGGGTGGGGTCCGGGTCCGCACCATCACCCCGGCCGACACCGCCGATCTGGTCGGTTACGGGCGATTCTGA
- a CDS encoding DUF1906 domain-containing protein translates to MRSVPVTRRKFFGFAAAAATIGAGLAAAPARAQSFGTMVDYAAGVPSAESIAAEGHIGVIRYVSERRPGAEWMEGKPLLAAEVEDLWANGLSIVSNYQFGKGPTADWRGGLEAGKEHAERGWAIHTAAGGPDTAPIYASIDDNPSDEEFDEMIAPYIEGWQSVLGPELVGIYANAPTIDRALDAGLGSWFWQHNWGTERGFVHGSAHLHQFEIDKRSIDGVGVDLNRVLAEDYGQW, encoded by the coding sequence ATGCGTTCTGTTCCGGTGACCCGGCGGAAGTTCTTCGGCTTCGCCGCCGCCGCGGCCACGATCGGTGCCGGCCTCGCCGCCGCACCTGCCCGCGCCCAATCGTTCGGCACCATGGTCGACTACGCCGCGGGGGTCCCCTCCGCCGAGTCGATCGCAGCCGAAGGCCACATCGGCGTCATCCGCTACGTCTCCGAGCGCAGGCCAGGCGCGGAGTGGATGGAAGGGAAACCGCTGCTCGCCGCCGAGGTCGAGGATTTGTGGGCCAACGGCCTGTCGATCGTGTCGAACTACCAGTTCGGCAAGGGCCCCACCGCCGACTGGCGTGGGGGACTCGAAGCGGGCAAGGAACACGCCGAACGCGGCTGGGCCATCCACACCGCCGCGGGCGGACCCGATACCGCCCCGATCTACGCCTCCATCGACGACAACCCCTCGGACGAGGAGTTCGACGAGATGATCGCGCCCTACATCGAGGGCTGGCAGTCGGTGCTCGGACCCGAACTCGTCGGCATCTACGCCAACGCCCCGACCATCGACCGCGCACTCGACGCGGGCCTCGGCTCCTGGTTCTGGCAACACAATTGGGGCACCGAGCGGGGTTTTGTGCACGGCTCGGCGCACCTGCATCAATTCGAGATCGACAAACGCTCGATCGACGGCGTCGGCGTCGATCTGAACCGGGTGCTGGCCGAGGACTACGGCCAGTGGTGA
- a CDS encoding Rv1157c family protein: protein MLRSRGSRIATTALAIAAGAMLAAPASIAAPAPAPQAAPISVPMVPEGVPVDALAAFAPAVAGLVAGPADVASPQTALLDQARMLLATLNLPPAIKATLERIITFLDGSGGGGPELPQDGPAIAQFLYPTIGKGCIGDGADSVGTALAVAGPAQLPPPGPAAGQAGFVFTALGTKAPTGEQNPPMTVQWLNLDTRQSATQTLTDEAKINPGGPATLSAVANTGHGRVVAVISGSLTTAAEGAAPRTCTFMPTLGFFTV, encoded by the coding sequence GTGCTTCGTAGCCGAGGATCGCGGATCGCAACGACCGCTCTCGCCATCGCGGCAGGCGCCATGCTCGCCGCGCCTGCATCTATCGCCGCGCCCGCGCCCGCTCCACAGGCGGCGCCGATCAGTGTCCCGATGGTGCCGGAGGGCGTCCCTGTCGACGCGCTAGCCGCCTTCGCCCCCGCCGTGGCGGGCCTGGTCGCAGGCCCCGCCGACGTCGCCAGCCCGCAGACCGCCCTGCTCGATCAGGCGCGCATGCTGCTGGCCACGCTGAACCTGCCCCCGGCCATCAAGGCCACCCTCGAGCGAATCATCACCTTCCTCGACGGTAGCGGCGGCGGCGGTCCCGAGCTCCCGCAGGACGGCCCGGCCATCGCGCAGTTCCTGTACCCGACGATCGGCAAGGGCTGCATCGGTGACGGCGCCGATTCGGTCGGCACCGCCCTCGCGGTCGCCGGTCCGGCGCAGCTGCCCCCGCCCGGCCCCGCCGCCGGGCAGGCCGGTTTCGTGTTCACCGCGCTGGGCACCAAGGCGCCGACCGGTGAGCAGAACCCGCCGATGACGGTGCAGTGGCTCAACCTCGACACCCGTCAGTCCGCGACCCAGACGCTGACCGACGAGGCCAAGATCAACCCCGGCGGTCCGGCCACCCTCTCGGCCGTCGCGAACACCGGCCACGGCCGCGTCGTCGCGGTGATCTCGGGTTCGCTCACCACCGCCGCCGAGGGCGCCGCACCGCGCACCTGCACGTTCATGCCGACCCTCGGCTTCTTCACCGTCTAG